In Candidatus Epulonipiscium viviparus, one DNA window encodes the following:
- the rplX gene encoding 50S ribosomal protein L24: MKTKLKKGDKVIIIAGKDKRTKNSSAEGVITYIDRKKDRVVVEGLNMGTKHFKPTATNNQGGRIEKEMPVHISNVMYSYKGDPVRLGVNVKEDGSKVRVAIVKGERIEIDK, translated from the coding sequence ATGAAAACAAAGCTAAAAAAAGGCGATAAAGTAATTATAATCGCTGGTAAAGATAAAAGAACCAAAAACAGCTCTGCAGAAGGTGTTATCACTTATATTGACAGAAAAAAAGATAGAGTTGTTGTAGAAGGTTTAAATATGGGTACTAAGCACTTTAAGCCAACAGCAACTAATAACCAAGGTGGCAGAATTGAAAAAGAGATGCCAGTTCACATTTCTAATGTAATGTATTCTTACAAAGGCGATCCTGTTCGTTTGGGTGTTAATGTAAAAGAAGATGGAAGCAAAGTTCGTGTGGCTATTGTAAAAGGCGAGCGTATCGAAATAGATAAATAA
- the rplN gene encoding 50S ribosomal protein L14, with amino-acid sequence MIQQESRLKVADNTGAKELLCIRVMGGSTRRYAGVGDVIVASVKQATPGGVVKKGDVVKAVVVRTVKEIRRADGSYIRFDENAAVIIREDKNPRGTRIFGPVARELRERKYTKILSLAPEVL; translated from the coding sequence GTGATCCAACAAGAAAGCAGATTAAAAGTTGCAGACAACACCGGTGCAAAAGAATTACTTTGTATTCGTGTAATGGGCGGCTCAACAAGACGCTATGCTGGTGTCGGTGACGTCATTGTTGCTTCGGTAAAACAAGCAACACCCGGAGGCGTTGTCAAAAAGGGCGATGTTGTAAAAGCGGTTGTTGTTCGTACAGTTAAGGAGATAAGAAGAGCAGACGGGTCATATATTCGTTTTGACGAAAATGCAGCGGTTATTATCAGAGAAGATAAAAATCCAAGAGGGACTCGTATATTTGGACCAGTAGCAAGAGAGTTAAGAGAGAGAAAGTATACAAAAATCTTATCCCTTGCTCCTGAGGTTTTATAG
- the rpsQ gene encoding 30S ribosomal protein S17, whose amino-acid sequence MAERNLRKTLVGIVTSDKMDKTITVAVVNSVKHPLYGKIIKRTYKLHAHDEKNECQKGDRVKVMETRPLSKMKRYRLVEVVEKAK is encoded by the coding sequence GTGGCTGAAAGAAATTTACGCAAAACCTTAGTTGGTATTGTGACAAGTGATAAAATGGATAAAACAATTACTGTAGCCGTGGTAAATAGTGTTAAGCATCCTCTTTATGGCAAAATTATAAAGAGAACATATAAGCTACACGCACACGATGAAAAAAACGAATGTCAAAAAGGCGATCGTGTGAAGGTTATGGAAACTAGACCTTTATCTAAAATGAAAAGATATAGACTAGTAGAAGTTGTTGAAAAAGCGAAATAA
- the rplE gene encoding 50S ribosomal protein L5, with product MTARLKTEYNEKIVNSMMEKFHYKNRMEVPKVEKIVVNMAIGEAKDNAKILESASKDMEMISGQKPIITKAKKSVAAFKLREGMPIGCKVTLRGAKMYEFLDRLVNVALPRVRDFRGVSSKSFDGRGNYAMGVKEQLIFPEIEYDKIDKVRGMDIIVVTTAKTDEESRELLTQFGMPFQK from the coding sequence GTGACTGCTAGATTAAAAACAGAATATAACGAAAAAATCGTAAATTCAATGATGGAAAAATTTCACTATAAAAATAGAATGGAAGTACCAAAAGTTGAAAAAATAGTTGTTAATATGGCTATTGGTGAAGCTAAGGATAATGCGAAAATTCTTGAAAGCGCATCAAAAGATATGGAAATGATCTCTGGTCAAAAACCTATTATAACTAAAGCAAAGAAATCTGTTGCGGCTTTTAAACTTCGTGAAGGAATGCCTATTGGATGCAAAGTTACTCTAAGAGGAGCTAAAATGTATGAATTCTTAGATAGACTTGTAAATGTAGCGCTTCCTCGTGTTCGTGACTTTAGAGGTGTAAGTTCTAAATCTTTTGATGGTCGTGGAAACTATGCTATGGGTGTTAAAGAACAGCTTATTTTTCCGGAGATCGAATATGATAAAATTGATAAAGTACGCGGTATGGATATAATTGTTGTAACTACCGCAAAGACTGATGAAGAATCAAGAGAGCTATTAACTCAATTTGGTATGCCATTCCAAAAATAA
- a CDS encoding type Z 30S ribosomal protein S14, which translates to MAKKSMKVKQQRPAKFSTQAYSRCRICGRPHAYIRKYGICRVCFRELAYKGQIPGVKKASW; encoded by the coding sequence ATGGCAAAAAAATCTATGAAAGTGAAGCAACAAAGACCAGCTAAGTTTTCTACTCAGGCATATTCTAGATGTAGAATTTGTGGCCGTCCACATGCCTATATTAGAAAATATGGTATATGTCGTGTTTGCTTTAGAGAATTGGCGTATAAAGGACAAATCCCAGGCGTTAAAAAAGCAAGCTGGTAA
- the rplP gene encoding 50S ribosomal protein L16 has product MLMPKRVKRRRQFRGRMKGKATRGNKITYGEYGIVALEPGWIKSNQIESARIAMTRYIKRGGKVWIKIFPDKPVTAKPAETRMGSGKGSPEYWVAVVKPGRVMFELSGVAEEVAREALRLAVHKLPIKCKVVSRVEQEMAGDGSEN; this is encoded by the coding sequence ATGTTAATGCCAAAAAGAGTAAAACGCCGTAGACAGTTTCGTGGGCGTATGAAAGGCAAAGCTACTCGTGGTAACAAGATAACTTATGGTGAGTATGGTATTGTAGCGTTAGAACCTGGTTGGATTAAATCTAATCAAATCGAATCAGCACGTATCGCAATGACTCGTTATATTAAACGTGGTGGTAAAGTTTGGATTAAGATATTCCCTGATAAACCTGTAACAGCGAAACCAGCTGAAACAAGGATGGGTTCTGGTAAAGGTTCGCCTGAATATTGGGTAGCCGTTGTAAAACCAGGTCGTGTTATGTTTGAACTTTCAGGCGTAGCAGAAGAAGTAGCAAGAGAAGCTCTTAGATTAGCAGTGCATAAGTTGCCGATCAAGTGTAAGGTAGTTTCTCGTGTGGAACAAGAAATGGCAGGTGATGGTAGTGAAAACTAA